The Halobacillus amylolyticus nucleotide sequence TTCATTTACTAAGCTTTGCATAATCCCAATCAATTCTTTGATTTCTTGCGGTGTTAAAACAGCCGTTGGTTCATCAAGGATTAAAATGTCTGCACCTCGATAAAGTGTTTTTAAAATTTCCACACGCTGCTGCATACCTACAGAAATATTACGAATTTTAGCCTTAGGATCCACATTCAATCCGTAACGTTCAGACAGTTCCTTCACTTGCTTTTCGGCCTTTTTAATATCAACTGACGCGCCTTTACGCGGTTCGCTTCCAAGCACAATATTTTCCGTCACTGTGAACGTATCTACGAGCATAAAATGTTGGTGTACCATTCCGATCCCCAACTTGTTCGCGATATTAGGGTCTGTAATAGCAGCTTTTTCACCTTTCACTCGAATCTCGCCTCTTTCCGGCTGGTAGAGACCAAATAACACATTCATTAATGTAGATTTCCCAGCACCATTTTCCCCTAGCAACGCATGAATTTCGCCTTTTTCCACTTGAAGTGTGACATTATTATTTGCTACAACACCGGGAAATTCTTTCCGAATATTGAGCATCTCTATAACGTAATCCATTTTTTCTCCCCCACTCTCTATTAACCCATTCGTCTTGAAAAAATCATCAAATGAAGAGGGCCGGAATATGCTCTTCATTTGATGATTTCATATATTCGGCTTTTGGGGCTTATGTTTCACGAACCCCAAAAGCCAAACTTTCTTGCCGAAAGAAATATCTAGTTTTACAATCTAATTATCTATCTTGCCTCTGATTTTAGTTCATTGGTAAAAGGGCTGACCTTAATACATAGACGGATTAGATCTAAGCTTTCCTTTACATTTACTTATAATGAATCTACATATGTTTTTAGTTCGTCGCGAGTGCTTGGTACCTCTACCTCACCGTTAACAATCTTAGCTTTCCACTCTTCGATAGCAGAAAGAATGTCCTCTGTCAGTGCTTCTTCATTCGTACGTGCGATACTGATGGCATCATCAGCTAAACCGTACTCAATGACTTCTCCACCAGGGAATTCGCCATTCATAGCTTGTGTAGCTACGTCTTGAACGGCAATATCAACGCGCTTAACCATAGAAGTAAGTGTTACGTTGTTTTCCCCGATTTGGCCTTCTTCATACTGGTCACGGTCTACACCAATCACCCATACGTTCTCTTCTGGATTGTTTTTCTTAATGTCTTTTGCTTGGGCAAATACACCGTTTCCTGTAGCACCTGAAGCGTGGTAAATAACATCAATACCTTTAGAATACATATTTGAAGCAATCAGTTTCCCTTTATCCGCAGCTGCAAAGCTTTCCGCATACTGTACATCCACTTCGATATCAGGGTTTACGGATTTAGCACCTGCAACATAGCCAGCTTCAAACTTATTAATTAGATCTCCATCTACCCCGCCAACAAAACCAATTTGGTCAGATTCCGTTTTGTGTGCTGCCGCTACACCAGCCAAAAACGAACCTTGGTGCTCTTTGAAAGTGATACTAACAATATTATCTCCTTCAGCTACAGCATCAACAATTGAAAAGTTTGTGTCCGGATATTGTCCGGCAACCTCTTCAATGGCAGGCTGGAGAAGATAGCCAATTCCGAAAATAAGGTTGTAACCTTGACGCACAAGACGGTTTAAGTTTGTTGTATAGTCAGCATCACTTTCTGACTGTGCATAGTCAAACCCTTCACCCTCGGTAAGACCATTTTCTTCACCAAAAGCTTGTAGGCCTTCCCATGCAGACTGGTTAAATGATTTATCATCAACACCGCCTATATCTGTAACCATGGCCACAGAGAAGTCCGAGCCTCCACCTTCACCGGACTCTCCACCTTCGCTGCCACCATTATCTCCGCCTGATCCCTCTTCATTAGAAGATCCTCCACAAGCTGCAAGAACTAAACCTAAAGACAGTAATAGTGCAAAAACTAATATAAAGCGACGATTTTTCAACATGAATACCCCCTAATTTGTTAAGTATTAAAAAAATTCAAACAATCAAAATTTTTTACCCCCACCGAGCAGCAGCCTGCCTCACCCCCTCAACTACTATAAATGTTACATACTATTGAAAGCCCTTACACCCTTTTTCGTAAAACGTGGAAGCTAAACTTATCTGCCCTAAAGTAGTTGGAAGATAGTAAGATAGGTTCGTCTTCTTTCGTATAGTGCATCTGTTTCAATAATAGTAAGGCCTGATCAGGTTCACTGTTTAATATCGGCGAAATTTTTTCATGATAGCCGATCGGTTCAATATGAGTAACAGC carries:
- a CDS encoding BMP family lipoprotein encodes the protein MLKNRRFILVFALLLSLGLVLAACGGSSNEEGSGGDNGGSEGGESGEGGGSDFSVAMVTDIGGVDDKSFNQSAWEGLQAFGEENGLTEGEGFDYAQSESDADYTTNLNRLVRQGYNLIFGIGYLLQPAIEEVAGQYPDTNFSIVDAVAEGDNIVSITFKEHQGSFLAGVAAAHKTESDQIGFVGGVDGDLINKFEAGYVAGAKSVNPDIEVDVQYAESFAAADKGKLIASNMYSKGIDVIYHASGATGNGVFAQAKDIKKNNPEENVWVIGVDRDQYEEGQIGENNVTLTSMVKRVDIAVQDVATQAMNGEFPGGEVIEYGLADDAISIARTNEEALTEDILSAIEEWKAKIVNGEVEVPSTRDELKTYVDSL